One genomic segment of Paraburkholderia caffeinilytica includes these proteins:
- a CDS encoding substrate-binding domain-containing protein: MIKIETQKQGGARKPFGRLVAAAVLVAAAMASQTSFAQAKQTVAYIAPSLDISYWQWVAYGVKQRAKELGMNYVEFTSENSPAKQMDNVRTALTRGVTAIVMGPVSSTSTPPVLRLLKEKSVPIAFTGIGPGAGQTDFTSAVTANNYETGRAQGSYVCKLAKERGGNKVAMLSLPQDRENAQKYMKGAQESFKADGCELVQVLETHGLTVNEAVSQANDILTAHPDVKAIYGMYDEAATGAAKALQTRGLTGKVAVVTADGSPTTIRLLRDGAIQGIFLQEAVGQGIDATSQVFNALNHKPTTQELALKEPLVTKDTIDHPEAQATVKRVYPPSAGNY, encoded by the coding sequence ATGATCAAGATCGAAACGCAAAAGCAGGGCGGCGCGCGCAAGCCATTCGGCCGGTTGGTCGCGGCGGCCGTACTGGTTGCTGCCGCCATGGCGTCGCAAACGTCGTTCGCGCAGGCGAAGCAGACGGTTGCGTATATCGCGCCGTCATTGGATATTTCCTACTGGCAGTGGGTTGCCTATGGCGTCAAGCAACGGGCGAAAGAACTCGGCATGAACTATGTCGAGTTCACGTCGGAGAATTCCCCCGCCAAGCAGATGGACAACGTTCGTACGGCGCTGACGCGCGGTGTCACCGCAATCGTGATGGGGCCCGTCAGTTCGACCAGCACGCCGCCCGTGCTGCGCCTGCTAAAGGAGAAGTCCGTGCCGATCGCGTTCACGGGAATCGGGCCGGGGGCGGGACAGACCGATTTCACGTCGGCCGTCACCGCAAACAACTATGAAACGGGCAGGGCGCAAGGCTCATATGTTTGCAAGCTGGCGAAGGAGCGCGGCGGCAACAAGGTCGCGATGCTGTCGCTGCCGCAGGATCGCGAGAACGCACAAAAGTATATGAAGGGTGCGCAGGAGTCGTTCAAGGCCGATGGTTGTGAACTCGTGCAGGTACTGGAGACACATGGCCTGACGGTCAACGAGGCCGTCTCGCAAGCCAACGACATTCTCACCGCGCATCCTGATGTGAAGGCGATCTACGGTATGTACGACGAAGCCGCCACGGGCGCGGCCAAAGCGCTGCAAACGCGCGGCCTCACCGGGAAAGTCGCCGTCGTGACGGCGGACGGCAGCCCGACGACGATCCGCCTGCTGCGCGACGGTGCGATTCAGGGCATCTTCCTGCAGGAAGCGGTCGGGCAGGGCATCGATGCGACAAGCCAGGTGTTCAATGCGCTCAACCACAAGCCGACCACGCAGGAACTGGCGCTGAAGGAACCGCTCGTGACGAAGGACACGATCGATCACCCTGAAGCACAGGCCACTGTAAAGCGCGTGTATCCGCCTTCGGCTGGTAACTATTGA
- a CDS encoding ABC transporter permease, producing the protein MKTVTHPIASEGPQSARTARRLLSTYRTEIAIAIAIIIIELAVGMVVPAALSGGNIANVTQAAAPLVLMAFGVLLVIITGGIDLSVGSVFSLTGMVTGLAMMHGFGAIASSLAGLSVGLLIGLINGGLVTFVGLAPFVVTLSTYAIAGSLSFIVTDGHSLPISDPNYYLLNSGSLIPGLPNYALWCVLLLVAIEFCLHKVVAGRWLYAVGSSSSSARVIGVPVNRVRLSAYLLSGLLASFAGIVSISYISNAEATAGSSLMLQAIAAVVIGGASLFGGTGSAIGALLGSLMITIIQNGANLIGVNSFWQGTVTGIVILIAVLVDRITKARR; encoded by the coding sequence ATGAAGACAGTCACCCACCCGATCGCAAGCGAGGGCCCTCAGTCGGCCAGGACGGCCCGCCGCTTGCTTTCCACCTACCGCACCGAAATTGCGATCGCGATCGCCATCATCATCATCGAGCTGGCCGTCGGCATGGTCGTCCCCGCCGCGCTGTCGGGCGGCAACATCGCGAACGTCACTCAGGCGGCGGCGCCGCTCGTGCTGATGGCATTCGGCGTGCTGCTCGTGATCATCACGGGCGGCATCGACCTCTCGGTCGGCTCGGTGTTCTCGTTGACGGGCATGGTCACGGGACTCGCGATGATGCATGGATTCGGCGCGATCGCCAGCAGTCTTGCGGGGCTTTCCGTGGGTCTTTTGATTGGCCTGATCAACGGCGGGCTCGTCACCTTCGTCGGACTCGCGCCGTTCGTGGTCACGTTGAGCACGTATGCGATCGCGGGGAGTCTGTCGTTCATCGTCACGGATGGCCACTCGTTGCCGATCTCCGATCCCAATTACTACCTGCTCAACTCCGGCTCGCTCATTCCGGGCTTGCCGAACTATGCATTGTGGTGCGTGTTGCTGCTCGTCGCCATTGAGTTCTGTCTGCACAAGGTGGTTGCGGGACGCTGGTTGTATGCCGTGGGCAGCAGCAGTTCGTCGGCGCGTGTGATCGGTGTTCCCGTCAATCGCGTGCGGCTTTCCGCGTATCTGCTGTCGGGACTGCTGGCTTCGTTCGCAGGGATCGTCAGCATCTCGTACATCAGCAATGCCGAGGCCACGGCGGGTTCGAGCCTCATGTTGCAGGCGATTGCAGCCGTCGTAATCGGCGGCGCGAGCCTCTTCGGTGGAACGGGTTCTGCAATCGGCGCGCTGCTCGGCTCGCTGATGATTACGATTATTCAGAACGGCGCAAATCTGATCGGTGTGAACAGCTTCTGGCAAGGCACCGTGACAGGGATCGTCATTCTTATCGCGGTGCTCGTCGACCGCATTACCAAGGCACGGCGTTAA
- a CDS encoding sugar ABC transporter ATP-binding protein, producing MTQPPYVLSARSIVKSFGPTSVLRGFDLSIAPGEVHAFLGGNGAGKSTLIKIISGQHERDGGTLEFDGKEIGASAAAHVEAGAIAVVNQELALLPHLSVTENIAMPRLRRATQKYSERAAKVIAIDALSLIDPHFARQSAERLVGDLTLHERQLVEIARSLGSGAKLLLLDEPTANLTAAETARLFAVIRRLIADTGLAVLFVSHRMREIRQIADVCTIIRDGKTAVDRVALDAITDREIVECMGQSVEPDEQANAIAINATQTHDVSDGHATLSISEGDTITIEHEGIGVDIRPGSIMGLAGAPTGPSALITALTGLAADHAWNLKRNGATVAYTSPSAAARDGVGFISGDRANKGILETLPIVDNLVAAQRIVERRNVAHKQEVQQGTRLLEALNIRAGSLWDLPSTLSGGTQQKLLVARWLTLKPKLLVLEEPTRGVDIRTKREIYALIRKMAAQGTAVVWWSTEYVELVELCDTVLAFDLDGRPTGVLRHADVNETNLANATGMAA from the coding sequence ATGACTCAACCGCCGTATGTGTTGTCGGCACGCTCGATCGTCAAGAGCTTCGGCCCGACGAGCGTGTTAAGAGGATTTGATCTGTCGATCGCACCGGGCGAGGTGCATGCGTTCCTCGGTGGGAATGGCGCGGGCAAGTCCACGCTCATCAAGATCATCTCCGGCCAGCACGAACGCGATGGCGGCACGCTCGAATTCGACGGCAAGGAGATCGGCGCTTCCGCCGCCGCGCATGTTGAAGCGGGCGCAATCGCAGTGGTGAACCAGGAACTTGCGCTGCTGCCGCATTTGTCGGTCACTGAAAACATCGCGATGCCGCGCTTGCGGCGCGCGACGCAGAAATACAGCGAGCGCGCAGCGAAAGTGATTGCGATCGACGCGCTGTCACTGATCGACCCGCATTTCGCACGCCAATCCGCCGAACGTCTGGTGGGTGATTTGACGCTGCATGAGCGGCAACTCGTCGAGATTGCGCGCTCGCTCGGTTCGGGCGCAAAGCTGTTGCTGCTCGACGAACCCACGGCGAACCTCACTGCGGCCGAAACCGCCCGTCTCTTTGCGGTCATTCGCCGGCTGATCGCGGACACCGGGCTTGCGGTGCTGTTCGTCTCGCACCGGATGCGCGAGATCCGTCAGATCGCCGACGTCTGCACGATCATCCGCGACGGCAAGACGGCTGTCGACCGCGTTGCGCTTGATGCGATCACCGACCGCGAGATTGTCGAATGCATGGGGCAAAGTGTCGAACCCGACGAGCAGGCGAATGCGATCGCTATTAACGCGACGCAGACGCACGACGTAAGTGATGGCCACGCGACCCTCAGCATCAGCGAAGGCGACACGATCACGATCGAACACGAAGGCATAGGCGTGGACATCCGGCCGGGTTCGATCATGGGACTGGCGGGTGCGCCTACGGGGCCGTCCGCGCTGATCACCGCATTGACGGGACTCGCCGCCGATCATGCATGGAACTTGAAGCGCAATGGCGCGACGGTGGCCTACACGAGTCCGTCCGCGGCGGCGCGCGATGGCGTCGGCTTCATCTCGGGCGACCGTGCGAACAAGGGCATCCTCGAAACACTGCCTATTGTCGATAACCTCGTCGCGGCGCAGCGTATCGTCGAGCGCCGTAACGTTGCGCACAAGCAGGAAGTGCAACAGGGCACGCGGCTTCTCGAAGCGTTGAACATTCGCGCCGGCTCGCTCTGGGATCTGCCATCTACGTTGAGCGGCGGCACGCAGCAGAAGTTGCTCGTCGCGAGATGGCTCACGCTCAAGCCGAAGCTGCTGGTGCTCGAAGAGCCGACGCGCGGCGTCGATATCCGCACCAAGCGCGAGATCTACGCGCTGATCCGCAAGATGGCCGCGCAGGGCACGGCCGTGGTCTGGTGGTCGACGGAGTATGTCGAACTCGTCGAACTGTGCGATACGGTGCTCGCCTTCGATCTGGACGGACGCCCGACTGGTGTGCTGCGCCATGCCGATGTCAATGAAACCAATCTGGCTAACGCGACGGGCATGGCTGCCTGA
- a CDS encoding LysR substrate-binding domain-containing protein — translation MRIPPLKSIIAFESVARTKSVNRAAEELGLTASAVSHQLSNLESIIGQPLFQRSGRGLVLTPIGERYLSDVTGSLADLSRATERASSRTEVDILRVHSSPSFGLMWLLPRLSSFQEANGDIQLNLACSYENVSFSNGYYDIDIRHGYGNWDNLEVKTVRGEFIAPLASPAYLERHPVETPEDLLAHRLIYSETPLVQWKQWFGRTGVSAKQKTFDFSFDRSYMSIETAALGLGIALESLMLASVKIRDGLLVPVFDETYSIEVGAHHLVYPMQNAELPRVERFLAWIEREAAST, via the coding sequence ATGCGTATTCCTCCGCTCAAGTCCATCATCGCGTTCGAGAGTGTCGCCAGAACCAAAAGCGTGAATCGCGCAGCGGAAGAACTGGGTCTGACCGCGTCGGCCGTGAGCCATCAGCTCAGCAATCTCGAATCGATCATCGGGCAGCCGTTGTTCCAGCGGTCCGGGCGTGGTCTCGTGTTGACGCCGATTGGCGAGCGCTACCTTTCCGACGTGACCGGGTCACTTGCGGATCTGAGCCGCGCGACAGAGCGCGCGTCGAGCCGTACGGAGGTTGACATCTTGCGGGTGCATTCGAGCCCGAGCTTTGGACTCATGTGGCTACTTCCCAGGTTGTCGTCATTTCAGGAAGCTAATGGCGATATTCAGCTCAATCTGGCCTGCTCGTACGAGAACGTCTCGTTTTCGAACGGCTACTACGACATCGACATCAGGCACGGCTACGGCAACTGGGACAATCTGGAAGTGAAAACGGTGCGTGGCGAATTCATTGCGCCGCTTGCTTCGCCTGCCTACCTTGAGCGGCATCCCGTCGAGACTCCGGAAGACCTGCTGGCGCATCGTCTGATCTATTCAGAGACACCGCTCGTCCAATGGAAGCAATGGTTCGGCAGAACAGGCGTATCCGCGAAGCAGAAGACGTTCGATTTTTCGTTCGACCGCTCCTACATGTCGATCGAAACGGCGGCACTCGGCCTCGGCATCGCGCTCGAGAGCCTTATGCTCGCATCGGTGAAAATTAGGGACGGACTGCTGGTGCCTGTTTTCGACGAGACATATTCCATTGAAGTCGGCGCACATCATCTGGTTTACCCGATGCAAAACGCCGAATTGCCGCGCGTCGAACGTTTTCTCGCATGGATCGAGCGGGAGGCAGCGTCCACCTGA
- a CDS encoding SDR family NAD(P)-dependent oxidoreductase, producing the protein MLLENKVIVVTGAASPRGIGKATAKALAAQGARVVILDLRKEDAQAAAADLGPEHLGLACDVTDKDACVAAARATLERYGRIDGLINNAGITQPVRTLEIGARDFDAIVDVNLRGTLYMSQAVIPAMKEQNGGSIVCMSSVSAQRGGGIFGGPHYSAAKAGVLGLAKAVAREFGADHIRVNSITPGLIQTDITGDKLTPDMRAEIIKGIPLGRLGDAADVANACLFLVSDLSTYLTGITLDVNGGMLIH; encoded by the coding sequence ATGCTGCTCGAGAACAAGGTTATCGTGGTGACGGGTGCGGCATCGCCCCGTGGTATCGGCAAGGCGACCGCAAAGGCGCTGGCCGCACAGGGCGCGCGTGTCGTGATCCTCGACCTGCGCAAGGAAGACGCGCAAGCCGCCGCTGCCGATCTCGGCCCTGAACATCTCGGCCTCGCCTGCGATGTCACCGACAAGGACGCTTGTGTAGCCGCTGCGCGTGCGACGCTCGAACGCTACGGCCGCATCGACGGCCTCATCAATAATGCAGGTATCACGCAGCCGGTGCGCACGCTCGAAATCGGCGCCAGGGATTTCGACGCGATCGTCGACGTTAATCTGCGTGGCACCCTCTATATGTCGCAGGCGGTGATTCCCGCGATGAAGGAGCAAAACGGCGGCAGCATCGTCTGCATGTCGTCGGTTTCCGCGCAACGCGGGGGCGGCATCTTCGGCGGGCCGCACTACAGCGCCGCCAAAGCGGGCGTGCTCGGGCTCGCGAAAGCCGTGGCACGCGAGTTTGGTGCGGATCACATCCGTGTCAATTCCATCACGCCAGGTCTGATCCAGACGGACATCACGGGCGACAAACTGACGCCCGACATGCGCGCCGAAATCATCAAGGGCATCCCCCTCGGGCGGCTCGGCGATGCAGCGGATGTCGCGAACGCCTGCCTCTTTCTGGTCAGTGACCTCTCGACCTACCTGACGGGCATCACACTCGACGTGAACGGCGGCATGCTGATTCACTGA
- a CDS encoding MFS transporter encodes MKSRYTAPPVAGDAIPRGDSPTFEAKTYAKVSRRLIPFLMLCYLGAYLDRVNVGFAKLQMLSDLRFSETVYGVGAGIFFLGYFLFEVPSNLILHRVGARKWLARIMLTWAVISASFVFVKSPTVFYMLRFLLGVAEAGFAPGVILYLTYWFPSARRAKALSLFFMAIPLAGIIGGPLSGSIMHSLQGAMSMAGWKWLFLLEAVPSLVLGIAILLYLDDSIAKAKWLTDSEKTLLARNVAGDNAHKTAHLSIRAFIGDRRLWLMAAIYFCVVLGQYGLTFWLPTIVRKAGVSDPLWVGIFTAIPYLCALVALPLIGMSADRRRERRFHLAIPMLIAAAGFATLPALGSVAASIICLSVAAAGILASSSQFWSLPTSLLGGVSAAAGIAAVNCFANLAGFFSPAIVGWLNDLTGKSTAGLIFISVAVTLGAALVFLVPARSVNR; translated from the coding sequence ATGAAATCCAGATACACCGCACCGCCCGTTGCGGGCGATGCGATCCCGCGCGGCGACTCGCCGACATTCGAGGCCAAGACTTACGCGAAGGTCAGCCGCCGATTGATTCCCTTTCTGATGCTGTGCTACCTGGGCGCGTATCTCGATCGCGTCAACGTGGGCTTTGCGAAACTTCAGATGCTGAGCGATCTGCGCTTCAGCGAGACCGTCTATGGCGTAGGCGCGGGCATTTTCTTTCTCGGCTACTTTTTGTTCGAAGTCCCAAGTAATCTCATTCTTCACCGGGTCGGTGCGCGCAAGTGGCTTGCGCGGATCATGCTCACGTGGGCGGTTATCTCCGCGAGCTTCGTGTTCGTCAAATCGCCAACCGTCTTCTACATGCTGCGCTTCTTGCTCGGCGTGGCCGAAGCGGGATTTGCGCCGGGCGTGATCCTGTACCTGACCTATTGGTTTCCCTCCGCGCGCCGCGCGAAAGCGTTGTCGCTGTTCTTCATGGCGATTCCGCTGGCAGGCATCATTGGCGGCCCTCTGTCGGGTTCGATCATGCATTCGCTGCAGGGCGCAATGTCGATGGCGGGATGGAAGTGGCTGTTCCTGCTCGAAGCCGTGCCATCGCTGGTGCTCGGCATCGCGATCCTGCTGTACCTCGATGACAGCATCGCGAAGGCGAAGTGGCTCACCGACTCCGAAAAGACACTGCTCGCCCGCAATGTCGCTGGAGACAATGCGCACAAGACGGCTCACCTCTCGATTCGGGCGTTCATCGGCGACCGCCGCCTGTGGCTGATGGCCGCGATCTACTTCTGCGTCGTGCTCGGCCAGTACGGTCTGACTTTCTGGCTGCCGACCATCGTGCGCAAAGCCGGTGTATCGGACCCGCTGTGGGTCGGCATTTTCACCGCGATTCCCTACCTGTGCGCGCTCGTCGCGCTGCCGCTGATCGGCATGAGCGCGGACCGCCGACGCGAACGCCGCTTCCACCTCGCGATTCCGATGCTGATCGCAGCAGCAGGTTTTGCAACCTTGCCTGCGCTGGGCAGCGTCGCGGCATCGATCATCTGCCTGAGTGTTGCCGCCGCCGGCATCCTCGCATCGTCTTCGCAGTTCTGGTCGTTGCCGACTTCACTGCTTGGCGGGGTATCGGCCGCTGCGGGCATCGCCGCTGTGAATTGTTTCGCCAATCTGGCGGGATTCTTCTCACCCGCCATCGTCGGCTGGCTCAATGATCTGACTGGCAAATCGACTGCGGGCCTCATCTTTATATCCGTGGCGGTGACGCTGGGTGCCGCGCTCGTTTTCCTCGTCCCGGCGAGGTCCGTCAACCGCTGA
- a CDS encoding transketolase, whose product MDTEIITEDVSLAERAYRIRRNALLMGEVQGQGYIGQALDIADVLAVAYFGAMRYRPQDPDWEDRDRFLLSNGHYAIALYAALFEAGILPAEELETYGSDDSRLPMSGMASYTPGMEMSGGSLGHGLTIAVGRCLGLKRKGSNAFVYTLFSDGELDEGAIWEGLMSAAHWKLDNLIAMVDVNNQQADGPSTQIMAFEPLVEKLEAFGWYTQRVNGNDIEAVKLAFDNARNHAKPQPRIIVCDTKMGCGVPFLEQREKNHFIRVDAHEWQLALEALEAGRKA is encoded by the coding sequence ATGGACACCGAAATTATTACCGAGGACGTCTCGCTCGCTGAGCGCGCGTACCGGATCAGGAGAAACGCGCTGCTGATGGGCGAAGTACAAGGCCAGGGCTATATCGGCCAGGCGCTCGACATCGCAGACGTACTGGCCGTGGCGTACTTCGGCGCCATGCGTTACCGCCCACAGGACCCCGATTGGGAAGATCGCGACCGCTTCCTGCTGTCCAATGGTCACTACGCGATTGCGCTGTACGCCGCCCTCTTCGAAGCCGGCATCCTGCCCGCAGAAGAACTCGAAACCTATGGCAGCGATGACAGCCGTCTGCCCATGTCCGGCATGGCGAGCTATACGCCGGGGATGGAAATGTCGGGGGGCTCGCTCGGCCACGGCCTGACGATTGCCGTGGGCCGCTGCCTCGGGCTCAAGCGCAAAGGGTCGAACGCGTTCGTCTACACGCTCTTCTCCGATGGCGAACTCGACGAAGGCGCGATCTGGGAAGGCCTGATGTCCGCCGCGCACTGGAAGCTCGACAACCTGATCGCGATGGTCGATGTGAACAACCAGCAGGCCGACGGCCCGTCGACGCAAATCATGGCGTTCGAGCCACTCGTCGAGAAACTCGAGGCATTCGGCTGGTACACGCAGCGCGTGAATGGCAATGACATCGAAGCCGTGAAGCTGGCCTTTGATAACGCACGTAATCACGCCAAGCCGCAACCGCGCATCATCGTGTGCGACACGAAGATGGGCTGCGGCGTACCGTTCCTCGAACAACGCGAGAAGAACCACTTTATCCGCGTCGACGCGCACGAGTGGCAACTCGCGCTCGAAGCACTCGAAGCAGGGAGAAAAGCATGA
- a CDS encoding transketolase family protein, whose translation MSTVEKKPRLKTSAMIASIAGEGQITRSAPFGHALAELARTKTNVIGMTADLGKYTDLHIFAKAFPERYYQMGMAEQLLMGAAAGFAHEGAQPFVTTYAVFATRRAYDFIHQAIAEDNLDVKIVAALPGLTTGYGPSHQAAEDLALMRAMPNMTVIDPCDALDIEQMVPAIAAHKGPVYARLLRGNVPAVLDEYDYKFELRKANLLRDGNDVLLISSGIMTMRSLEVAKALEADNIGVAVLHVPTIKPLDTAAILREAKRTGRMVIVAENHTVIGGLGEAVACTLLGAGVTPPFRQIALPDEFLDAGALPTLHDRYGISTGTMAASIKTWLA comes from the coding sequence ATGAGCACCGTTGAGAAAAAACCGCGCCTGAAAACATCGGCGATGATCGCGTCGATTGCGGGCGAAGGCCAGATTACCCGTTCCGCGCCGTTCGGCCACGCGCTTGCCGAACTCGCACGCACTAAGACCAACGTGATCGGCATGACAGCCGACCTCGGTAAATACACCGACCTGCACATCTTCGCGAAGGCGTTCCCCGAGCGCTATTACCAGATGGGGATGGCCGAACAGTTGCTGATGGGCGCCGCGGCAGGCTTCGCGCATGAAGGCGCACAGCCGTTCGTGACAACCTACGCGGTGTTCGCCACGCGCCGCGCCTATGACTTTATCCATCAGGCAATCGCTGAGGACAACCTCGACGTAAAAATTGTGGCAGCACTGCCAGGTCTCACGACAGGCTATGGCCCGAGTCACCAGGCTGCCGAGGATCTCGCGCTGATGCGCGCGATGCCGAACATGACTGTGATCGATCCGTGCGACGCGCTCGATATCGAGCAGATGGTGCCGGCCATCGCCGCGCACAAAGGTCCCGTCTACGCGCGCCTGTTGCGCGGCAACGTGCCCGCCGTCCTCGACGAATACGACTACAAGTTCGAACTCCGCAAGGCGAACCTGCTGCGCGACGGCAACGACGTGCTGCTCATCTCATCCGGAATTATGACGATGCGCTCGCTCGAAGTCGCGAAGGCGCTGGAAGCGGACAACATCGGCGTCGCCGTGCTGCACGTGCCGACCATCAAGCCGCTCGATACTGCCGCGATCCTGCGCGAAGCGAAGCGGACGGGCCGCATGGTGATCGTCGCGGAAAATCATACGGTGATCGGCGGACTCGGCGAAGCCGTGGCATGCACGCTGCTCGGCGCGGGCGTGACGCCGCCGTTCCGGCAGATCGCACTGCCTGACGAGTTTCTCGACGCGGGCGCCCTGCCAACGCTGCACGACCGCTACGGCATTTCGACGGGGACGATGGCCGCGTCTATCAAGACTTGGCTCGCGTGA
- a CDS encoding transporter substrate-binding domain-containing protein yields the protein MELNDAIVSALVPTGTLRVTINLGNPILANTDQATGKPFGVSVDLATELAEFLRVPVEFLVVDAAAKAVDAVTNGRADLGFFAIDPVRGAGISFTSPYLLIEGCYLVRQESPITDSSQVDEAHNRVAVGGGSAYDLFLSRELTRADIVRVATSPAVVDTFVKHGLEVAAGVKQQLLSDARQHTGLRLLDDPFMVIQQAMGVAKARGDAVTQLLEAFVDELKTSGHISCLLARHDIHGATVAPLQGRAGLRPRDKCGRGVRCYEVPIGYSRTVVE from the coding sequence CGTCTCGGCACTTGTGCCCACTGGTACGCTGCGCGTAACGATCAATCTGGGTAATCCCATTCTCGCGAACACGGATCAAGCCACGGGAAAACCATTCGGAGTTTCAGTCGATCTCGCGACTGAACTGGCTGAGTTCCTGAGGGTGCCTGTTGAGTTTCTTGTAGTCGATGCGGCGGCTAAGGCCGTCGATGCAGTGACAAATGGGCGAGCAGACCTCGGTTTCTTCGCGATCGACCCTGTCCGTGGCGCAGGGATCTCATTTACTTCGCCGTATCTATTGATCGAAGGTTGTTACCTAGTCCGGCAGGAGTCACCGATTACTGACAGTAGCCAGGTCGATGAAGCGCACAATCGCGTGGCGGTTGGCGGCGGGAGCGCGTATGACCTTTTTTTGAGCCGGGAGCTCACGCGGGCCGACATCGTTCGTGTAGCGACATCTCCGGCCGTGGTCGATACATTTGTCAAGCATGGCCTCGAGGTTGCTGCCGGGGTTAAACAGCAACTGCTCTCTGATGCCAGGCAACATACAGGGCTGCGCCTACTAGATGACCCGTTTATGGTGATTCAGCAGGCTATGGGTGTGGCGAAAGCGCGAGGCGATGCCGTAACGCAGCTGCTGGAAGCGTTCGTTGACGAACTTAAAACATCAGGCCACATATCCTGTCTGTTGGCGCGGCATGACATACACGGTGCTACGGTGGCGCCCCTGCAAGGTAGGGCTGGATTACGGCCGCGTGACAAATGCGGCAGGGGCGTGCGCTGCTATGAGGTTCCGATCGGCTATTCCCGAACCGTAGTCGAATGA